CGTGTTCGACCCGTCGTCGTTTGCTTCGCTGCTCGGGCAATTGCAGACTTGCGATGGTCCGGCGATTGCCTACAGCAGAAGAACCACGGAGGATGGCGTCAAAGTCCGCCTCGACATGTCGCGCGGCGAAACGACATGCACCGGGTTCTTCCGCGGCGAAGGCGCCCACGAATGGACGGGCATCGGCCGGCTGAACAATCGCGTGATTTCGGGCAATTCGCTATTCGTCTACGAGTCGATCGAGCGGCACATGCCCGCGCCAGCCTATCTGGTGGATTCGATGGACATCGATACGCCTGCCGATCTGGAAATCGCCCGAGCGACGTATGGCCGTCATGACCATTAAGAAGAAAATCCGCTTTTTCTTTCAGGCGACGAGTCAGTGGTACTGCTTTGCGTCGGTATACCGTGCATTCGGCGACGATTGCCGTTACGACGTTGAAGTCGTCGCGTTGCCATATCTGAAGAATGGCGTTCAACTCGGCGAGCCGTCGTGGGTGTTTCTAGAGGCGCGGGGGATTCGGTATATCCATTACCTTCAATACGACCCGGATGCGGACGCGCCCGACGTCGTGTTCCTGCATTGTCCGTACGACGAGACGCGGCCGTCGGCATTTCATGCCGCCGCGCTGCGCGATCACAACGTGCGGCTTGCGTATATTCCTTACGGCCCCGATGTCGGCGGCGGCGAGCAAAATTGCCGGTTCCAGTACGGGCTCGATACGCAATTGCTCGCATGGCGCATCTTTGCACGTTCGCAGGCGCATCGGATGCGATATGAGCGCCACTTGCCGGGCAGCGCGAAGCGCGTCGTCGTCACGGGGCATCCGAAGCTCGATGAGCTTCATGGCGCGCCCGCCGGCAACCCGTTTTCGCCACTGGTGGACGGCAAGCACGTATTCCTTTGGAATCCGCATTTTTCCGTCGGCTTTCCCGCGGAGCTGCGTTGGTCGACGTTCGATCGATATGTGAACACGATGTGCGGACTCGCCGCGCAGCGCGACGATGTGGCGATCATCATGCGGCCGCATCCTAACCTGTTCCATACGCTGATGCTTCATGAGCCGGGAAAGCGGCTGATCGCGACGCTGATCGCGTTCGCGAAACGGCATCGCAATTTCGTGATCGACCAGTCGCCTCTATACAGAGCGGCTTTCGATGCATCGCACGCGATGATGACAGACACGAGTTCGCTCATGTACGAGTACCTCGTCTGTGACAAGCCCATTCTGCATCTGGATTGCGAAGGCGGCGCGGGCCTGAACGAGGAGGGCAGGCAACTGGTGCGCGGGATGTCGCGCGCACGTGCGGAATGCGACATCGTTTCATTCGTCGAGGACATCGTGCGCGGGCGCGACGCCACGCAGGCATCGCGCCGGCGCGTGATCGCCGAGGTGCTCGGCGTTCACGACGGCAAGAATGGCGAACGCGTGAAGCTTGCCGTCGACCGTTCGGATCTCTGGCAATCGATGCCTGCCTGAGATGGCATGTCTCGATGCGATTTAAGTTTGTCAATCGAAGCGACGCCTAAGCATGGTGAGGGCGCCAGACAGCGCCCCGCTCCCTGATAGACCATTCACACAGGAAATCAGCATGCTTAGTCTGCACACGAACCTCGCTTCGATGCGCATCCAGGGCGCTCTGGGTCGCACGCAACAAGACCTCACGACGTCGATGACGCGTCTCGGTACGGGCTACCGTATCAACTCGGCATCCGATGATGCCGCAGGCCTCCAGATCGCGACGCGCCTGAAGTCGCAACACCTCGGCATGGGCGTCGCGTTTCAGAACACGCAGAACGCAACGTCGATGCTGCAAACGGCGGAAGGCGCGTTCAAGGAAGTCGAGCAGATCCTGCACCGCATGAACGCCCTCGCGACGCAGGCGGCCGACTCCGCATGGACGCAAGCCGACCGTGACTCGCTGCAGAAGGAATACGACGCGCTCGGCACGGAACTGAAGAACATCGTCGACAACACGTCGTACGGCGGCGAGAAGCTGTTTGTCGCCGGCGCCTCCGGCGCGACGGGCGGAAAGCTGACGGAAAAGCTGACGTTCCAGATCGGCAATACGTCGGGCGAAGTGATGGAACTGGACGTGTCGACGGCGCTTGCGGCGGCCGTGAAGGCATTCGGGGACGCGTCCCAGGTGTTCGGCGGCGGCGCATCCGGCGCATCGGGCAACACCGACATCACGAGCATCAGCGGCGCGAATGCGCTGCTGGACAACCTGTCCGCCGCGCTGTCGGCAGTGGGCAGCCTGCGTGCCGAGATCGGCGCGGGCCAGAACCGCCTGACGCACATCGCGAACAACCTGACGAACATGCGCGACAACACGCAGGACGCGGAAGGCCGCATTCGCGATGTCGATTACGCGAGCGAAACCGCGAACATGACCAAGCTGAACATTCTGCAGCAAGCGGGCGGCTCGATGCTCAAGCAGGCGAGCCAGATGAGCCAGCTGGTCCTGTCGCTGCTGCAGTAAGCGCGGGCGGAAGGAAGGCGCCGCCGCTTGAGCGGCGCCACGGGCCGGAGCTCGTGTCAGGCATGGTGGCGCGGGATACGGCCCGGCAGCGCGCGGATCGGAGCGAGGCGAGGCGATGAGTCTCGCCGAAGTTTCGCCTTCGAGCCGCGCGCGATCGCCGTTCTCGCCGGCAACGCACGCTTCGCGCATCGTGCGGGATGCGCGCCTTCGCGTGCGGTGAGCTGCGGCGTCATGCGGCGCGCGTATCTGCGCGCCCGTCATCGAACAGACATTTAAGGATTCCCGTTGGCCGGACGCCTGACGTATCGGCAAAGCCCGGATTGCCGATCGCGGCGGCCGGAGCGCAACGATATCGAATCGAACGTGATGCGGCGGTCGCGCCGCGCACATTCCGAAAGGCGGTGAAGAGTCTATGCAATTGGCAATTGGGATCCTACTGGTATTCGGCTGCGTGTTCGGCGGATTCGTGCTGCACGGCGGCGCGTTGAGCAGCATCTGGCAACCGACCGAAATCCTGATTATCTCCGGTGCGGCTGCGGGCGCGCTGGTGATGGGCAATCCGCGCAGCGTGCTGTCCGAAATGGGCTCGCAGATCAAGCACGTGATCGCCCGCAAGAGCAACGGCGTCGAGTTCCAGCGCGAGTTGCTGCTGATGTTGTACGAGTTGCTCGAGACGGTGCGCGACGGCGGCCTGAAGGCGCTGGATCAGCATGTCGAGGAACCGAAGGAAAGCGATCTGTTCCGGAAGTATCCGATGATTCTCGCGCAGCCGCGTCTGATTGCATTCATCGTCGACAATTTCCGGCTGATGGCGATGGGGCGCATCACGCAGCATGAGCTCGAAGGGATGCTGGATCAGGAGCTCGAGGCGATCGAGAGCGAACTGATGCAGCCGTCGCGCTCGCTGTCGAAAATCGCGGAATCGATGCCGGGATTCGGCATTCTCGCGGCGGTGCTGGGCATCGTCACGACGATGGCGAACATCGGCGGGAGCGTGTCGGAGATCGGTCTGCAGGTGGCCGCCGCGATGGTCGGCACATTCATCGGCATCCTGCTGTGCTACGGCGTGCTGGAGCCGCTTGCCAGCGCGATGGTGCATCGCGTGAAGAGCGACATGTCGGCGCTGGAGTGCGTGAAGGTGGTGCTGTGCGCGCAGGTGGCGGGCAAGCCGACGCTTCTCGCCGTCGACGCGGGGCGCAAGCTGATCCAGCTGGACGTCAAGCCGAGTTTCTCGAAGCTCGAGTCCTGGATCATGGAAATCTGACGTGCGTGGGTCGCGACGATGAGCACGAACAAGGAAGCGGGGCACGGGCCGACGATCATCCGGCGGGCGCACAAGCGCCACGAGGAGCACAGCGGCGGAGCATGGAAAGTCGCCTTCGCCGACTTCACGCTGGCGCTGATGGCGCTGTTCATGGTGCTGTGGGTAATGAACGTCACGCCGGAGAAGGAGCGCAAGCAGGTGGCCGCGGAGATCGCGGGGCGGCCCTTTTTCGACGGAGGCGTCGGCATCTTCGAGCAGCGCAGCCGCAAGCCGGTTGTCGCGCCGTTCGATGCGCAGCAGCCCGAGCGGGTGAAGCGCCGGACACCCGGCGCGGCGCGCGAGCGCACGATCGATTCGCTGCAGCAACGCCGCGCGCTCGCCGCGCGCATCATGGACGAGGCGAGCAGGCTCGGCATGGACGGCAACGTCGCAACCGCGATCAACGACGACGGCGTTCGCATCACGATTCACGATTCCGACAAGCAGGGGATGTTCGAGCGGCGCAGCGACGCGCTGAATCCTCAGTTCGTCAGGCTGCTCACGGCGCTCGTTCCGGTGCTCGGAACCGTGACGAACAAGATGGTGATCGTCGGGCACACCGATGCGACGCAGTACGCCGACACCTCCGTGTTCAGCAACAACTGGAACCTGTCGAGCCGGCGCGCGCTGCGCGCTCGCCAGATCCTCGCGGACGGCGGCATGGACGTGCAGCGCATGTTTCAGATTTCCGGCATGGGCGACAGCGTGCCGGCCGTGCCGGACAATCCGAACCACGACATGAACCGGCGCGTCGAACTGCTGCTGCTCACCAGCCGCGCCGAAGACACGTGGCGCAGGTTGTTTCGCAGCGAGGACGTCGACGTCCGGCCGAGTGCGGACGGAATCGGGCTGACGGTGGATCAGGCGCCGCCCGGCGCGGATCGGCCCGCGTCCGCCCGCGAGCCGGCTCGCTGATCTCACCGTGGCCAACATGAAGAAGATTCTCTCGGTCGACGATACGGTCACCATTCGACGGCTGATCGCGCACGTTCTCACATCGTCGGGCTACGAGGTCGACGAGGCGCAAGACGGGTGCGCTGGGCTCGAAAAGGCGGCCGAGAACGACTATGACCTGATTCTCACCGACTACAACATGCCGCATATGGACGGCATCAGCATGTTGCGAGCGATTCGGGCGCTGCCGGCGCATGGCGCGACGCCCATCGTCGTCGTCACGACGGAGTTCGGCGCCGATCTCAAGCAGCAAGGGCGCGATGCGGGCGCCACAGGTTGGATGGTCAAGCCGATCCATCCCGGGAAACTCGTCGAGATGGTCCGCCGGTTGATCGGTTGAACGGCGGGAAGCGGTACATCAGCGATGCATGGCGGGAAGACCGAATGTCGATAGATTTGTCTCAATTCAGCGATGTGTTCTTCGAGGAAGCGGAAGAACACCTGCGCGCGATGGAAACGTTGCTGCTCGCGTGCGACGTCAGCAATCCCGATGCCGAAGATCTCAATGCGATCTTCCGGGCGGCGCATTCGATCAAGGGGGGCGCCGGGGCGTTCGGTTTCGTCGAATTGACCGGCGTCACGCATGTGCTCGAAACCCTGCTGGACCGGATCAGAAAGAAGGAATTGCCGCTGCGCGCGGCGATGGTCGATGCGTTTTTGCGCGCGACGGATCTGCTGGCTGTGATGCTCGCGGCGTATCGCAGCGCGGAAGCGCTGCCCGAGCAGAGCATCGCGGAGACGAAGCGCAGCCTGGAGCGCCTGAGCCAAGGCGAAGGCGCGCACGACGGCGATGCCGTCACGCCCGTTTCGGAACCCGTGGCCGCCCCGGCCGAGCATGACGGCGACGCACATCCGCTTGCGGAAGATCTCGACGACGCGTATCGGGACACCAGTCCGGCTGTGACGCCGCCGCCCGGCTGCCTGCATGTGCGGATCGCGGCCGGCGCCCCGATCGACGACGCAGGCGTGATGTCGTGCCTCGCGAGCTACGGCCGCGTGCTCGAGCATCATCCGGGAAGCTGCGATCGGCCGTGGCGTTACTTGTGCGAGACCTCGCGCGATGCGGCCGACATTCACGGCACGCTGACGTTCCTGATCGATCCGGATCGCCTGGCCATCGACCAGGCCGCGACCGAAGAGGGCGCGATGCCGCCGGAGTGGGAAGAGGAACACGACGGCTACGGCTTCTTCGTGCCGGTGCCGCCGATCGACGGCGGCGAGGCGGCTCGTGAAGCCGATGCCCGCGCCGAGCCGGCGCGGGAAGAAGCCGGCAACGCGCGCGCCGCGACGGGGCGCCCTGAAACGGAAGCGATCGCGCCCGCGGGCGACGCGCCGGCTGCATCGGCGGACGCGCCGGCTAGCGCATCGCTTTCATCCCCCCGATCGAGGCCCGCGGGCGATGCCGCCGGCGGCGACGGCGCGGCGAAGCGCAACGGCGCGGGCGGCTCGTCGATTCGGGTCAGCGTCGAGAAGGTCGATCAGTTGCTCAATCTGGTCGGCGAACTGGTGATCACGCAATCGATGCTCGCGCAGGCGGCCACCGAGCTGGATTCGAATCAGCGCGAGCGTTTGATTGGCGGGATCGGGCAGCTCGAACGGAATTCGCGCGAGCTTCAGGAAGCCGTGATGTCGATCCGGATGCTGCCGATCTCCGCGGTGTTCAACCGGTTCCCCCGGGTCGTGCGCGATCTGGCGATGCAGCTCGGCAAGCAGGTGGATCTGCAGATGATCGGCGAGCACACCGAGCTGGACAAGGGGTTCATCGAAAAACTCGCGGACCCGATGATGCATCTCGTGCGCAACAGCGTCGATCATGGGATCGAGGCGCCGCAAGCGCGTGTGCGAGGCGGCAAGCCCGCGACGGGCCGGCTGACGCTGCGCGCGTCGCAGCAAGGCAGCGACATCGCGATCGAGGTCATCGACGACGGCGGCGGCCTCAAGCGCGAACGCATTCTGGAGAAGGCGAGGGAAAGCGGTCTGCCGGTATCGGAGGCGATGACCGATCGCGAAGTCTGGATGCTGATCTTCGAGCCGGGTTTCTCGACCGCCGCGGCCGTGACCGACGTGTCGGGCAGAGGCGTCGGCATGGACGTCGTGCGCCGAAACATTCAGGCGATGGGCGGACGGATCGACGTGGATTCGACGCCGGGCGTGGGCACCGCGATCTCGATCAGGCTACCCCTCACGCTGGCGATTCTGGACGGCATGTCGGTGCGGATCGGCGGTTCGCGCTACATCGTGCCGCTCGCGTTCATCACCGAGGCCGTCATGCCCGCGGATACGGACATCCGCACGGTTCAGGGAAGCGGGCGCGTCGTCAACGTTCGCGGCGAATACTTGCCGCTGCGCTCGCTCGCCGATCTTTTCGAGACGGGGCAGGACACCACCGACGGCAGCCTCGCGCTGATTCTCGCTTGCGATTCGCAGAAGGTCGCGCTGCTCGTCGACGAACTTCTGGGGCAGCACCAGGTGGTGATCAAGAACCTCGAGACCAACTACCGGCGCGTGCGCGGGGCGGCGGGCGCGACGATCATGGGCGACGGTCGCGTCGCGCTGATCCTCGACGTCATGAGCCTCGTCATGTCCGCGCGGAATTCGGCAAACGTTTCGGAAGTGGAAAGCGTGTAGGAGGCTGCATTGATTGAGACGGAAAACGCCCAGCGGGAGACGCTGGTGTTCAGGCTAGGCGCGGAGGAGTACGGGGTCGACATCCTGAAGGTGCAGGAGATCAGGGGGTACGACGCCTCGTCGGTCACGGGCATCGTCACCGAGCCGCATTACATCAAGGGCGTCATTAATCTGCGGGGCAACATCGTGCCCGTCATCGATCTGCGCGGGAAGTTCGGGCTGGGAGACGCGGAATACGGCGCGACGACAGTCACCATCATTCTCAACGTGTCCGGCAGGACGGTGGGAATCGTCGTCGACGGCGTATCCGACGTGGTGGTGTTCAAGCGCGACCAGATCCGTCCCGCGCCCGAGCTCGGCGCGGCGATCCGGGCGGAGTACGTCGACGGCCTGGGCCTGCTGGACGCGCGGATGATCATCCTGCTGGGCATCGAACGCCTGCTCATGAGCGGCGATTTCGAACTGCCGGCGGCAATGGCTTGAGAAACGAATCGAGAGAGAGCATGACATTCAATCAGAAGATCATTTCCGCATTCGCGGTCATCATCGCGGGTGTGATCGGGATGCTCGGCATGGAGATGTGGTCGTTGAGCAACATCGAAAGCCGCGTGACGGAACTGCACGATCATCGCCTCGCGACGCTCACCGTGATGAGCAGCATCGAGGACGACGCGCTGAAGGTGTCGCTCGGCATCGCGCAGGCAGCCGACTACATGTGGGTGAAAAAGGTCAAGGCGATGGGCGGCGGCGGCGCGGTCGGCATCGGCGAGGAGGCGGTCGACCGGAAGTCGTTCGAGTCGCACGTCGAGGGCGCGGAGCGCGCGCTCGCGCGTACGATCGAGAAACTCGAGAACAACAAGATCAACCGCGAGGGGTTGTCCGCCGACGAAACCGCGAAGATCGACGGCATCCGCGCGCAGCTCGCGCAACTGCAGCCGGATGCGGTCAAGGATGCGCGCCGCATTCTCGATATCGCGGCGAATGACGAAACCGATCCGGACAAGTATCTGACGGCTTACCTCGCTATGCGGTGGCAGCCGTTCTACGAGAAGGTTGCGGAATTGTCGAAGGCTTCGACGGCGGCCACGAGCAAGAGCATCACGGACATGCTGGATTCCGTTCGCG
The nucleotide sequence above comes from Burkholderia thailandensis E264. Encoded proteins:
- a CDS encoding NTP transferase domain-containing protein, whose protein sequence is MTEIDGRTLLGRTLLALEHIPHVFLVVGFRKELVISEALRHRRNLIFVPNEYFDQTNTLYSVKLASRLIRDDFLMVDGDVVFDPSSFASLLGQLQTCDGPAIAYSRRTTEDGVKVRLDMSRGETTCTGFFRGEGAHEWTGIGRLNNRVISGNSLFVYESIERHMPAPAYLVDSMDIDTPADLEIARATYGRHDH
- a CDS encoding CDP-glycerol glycerophosphotransferase family protein; amino-acid sequence: MAVMTIKKKIRFFFQATSQWYCFASVYRAFGDDCRYDVEVVALPYLKNGVQLGEPSWVFLEARGIRYIHYLQYDPDADAPDVVFLHCPYDETRPSAFHAAALRDHNVRLAYIPYGPDVGGGEQNCRFQYGLDTQLLAWRIFARSQAHRMRYERHLPGSAKRVVVTGHPKLDELHGAPAGNPFSPLVDGKHVFLWNPHFSVGFPAELRWSTFDRYVNTMCGLAAQRDDVAIIMRPHPNLFHTLMLHEPGKRLIATLIAFAKRHRNFVIDQSPLYRAAFDASHAMMTDTSSLMYEYLVCDKPILHLDCEGGAGLNEEGRQLVRGMSRARAECDIVSFVEDIVRGRDATQASRRRVIAEVLGVHDGKNGERVKLAVDRSDLWQSMPA
- a CDS encoding flagellin, which produces MLSLHTNLASMRIQGALGRTQQDLTTSMTRLGTGYRINSASDDAAGLQIATRLKSQHLGMGVAFQNTQNATSMLQTAEGAFKEVEQILHRMNALATQAADSAWTQADRDSLQKEYDALGTELKNIVDNTSYGGEKLFVAGASGATGGKLTEKLTFQIGNTSGEVMELDVSTALAAAVKAFGDASQVFGGGASGASGNTDITSISGANALLDNLSAALSAVGSLRAEIGAGQNRLTHIANNLTNMRDNTQDAEGRIRDVDYASETANMTKLNILQQAGGSMLKQASQMSQLVLSLLQ
- the motA gene encoding flagellar motor stator protein MotA, whose translation is MQLAIGILLVFGCVFGGFVLHGGALSSIWQPTEILIISGAAAGALVMGNPRSVLSEMGSQIKHVIARKSNGVEFQRELLLMLYELLETVRDGGLKALDQHVEEPKESDLFRKYPMILAQPRLIAFIVDNFRLMAMGRITQHELEGMLDQELEAIESELMQPSRSLSKIAESMPGFGILAAVLGIVTTMANIGGSVSEIGLQVAAAMVGTFIGILLCYGVLEPLASAMVHRVKSDMSALECVKVVLCAQVAGKPTLLAVDAGRKLIQLDVKPSFSKLESWIMEI
- a CDS encoding flagellar motor protein MotB gives rise to the protein MSTNKEAGHGPTIIRRAHKRHEEHSGGAWKVAFADFTLALMALFMVLWVMNVTPEKERKQVAAEIAGRPFFDGGVGIFEQRSRKPVVAPFDAQQPERVKRRTPGAARERTIDSLQQRRALAARIMDEASRLGMDGNVATAINDDGVRITIHDSDKQGMFERRSDALNPQFVRLLTALVPVLGTVTNKMVIVGHTDATQYADTSVFSNNWNLSSRRALRARQILADGGMDVQRMFQISGMGDSVPAVPDNPNHDMNRRVELLLLTSRAEDTWRRLFRSEDVDVRPSADGIGLTVDQAPPGADRPASAREPAR
- a CDS encoding response regulator, giving the protein MKKILSVDDTVTIRRLIAHVLTSSGYEVDEAQDGCAGLEKAAENDYDLILTDYNMPHMDGISMLRAIRALPAHGATPIVVVTTEFGADLKQQGRDAGATGWMVKPIHPGKLVEMVRRLIG
- a CDS encoding chemotaxis protein CheW, whose amino-acid sequence is MSIDLSQFSDVFFEEAEEHLRAMETLLLACDVSNPDAEDLNAIFRAAHSIKGGAGAFGFVELTGVTHVLETLLDRIRKKELPLRAAMVDAFLRATDLLAVMLAAYRSAEALPEQSIAETKRSLERLSQGEGAHDGDAVTPVSEPVAAPAEHDGDAHPLAEDLDDAYRDTSPAVTPPPGCLHVRIAAGAPIDDAGVMSCLASYGRVLEHHPGSCDRPWRYLCETSRDAADIHGTLTFLIDPDRLAIDQAATEEGAMPPEWEEEHDGYGFFVPVPPIDGGEAAREADARAEPAREEAGNARAATGRPETEAIAPAGDAPAASADAPASASLSSPRSRPAGDAAGGDGAAKRNGAGGSSIRVSVEKVDQLLNLVGELVITQSMLAQAATELDSNQRERLIGGIGQLERNSRELQEAVMSIRMLPISAVFNRFPRVVRDLAMQLGKQVDLQMIGEHTELDKGFIEKLADPMMHLVRNSVDHGIEAPQARVRGGKPATGRLTLRASQQGSDIAIEVIDDGGGLKRERILEKARESGLPVSEAMTDREVWMLIFEPGFSTAAAVTDVSGRGVGMDVVRRNIQAMGGRIDVDSTPGVGTAISIRLPLTLAILDGMSVRIGGSRYIVPLAFITEAVMPADTDIRTVQGSGRVVNVRGEYLPLRSLADLFETGQDTTDGSLALILACDSQKVALLVDELLGQHQVVIKNLETNYRRVRGAAGATIMGDGRVALILDVMSLVMSARNSANVSEVESV
- a CDS encoding chemotaxis protein CheW, encoding MIETENAQRETLVFRLGAEEYGVDILKVQEIRGYDASSVTGIVTEPHYIKGVINLRGNIVPVIDLRGKFGLGDAEYGATTVTIILNVSGRTVGIVVDGVSDVVVFKRDQIRPAPELGAAIRAEYVDGLGLLDARMIILLGIERLLMSGDFELPAAMA